A window of the Halichoerus grypus chromosome 2, mHalGry1.hap1.1, whole genome shotgun sequence genome harbors these coding sequences:
- the SGSH gene encoding N-sulfoglucosamine sulfohydrolase isoform X3 — protein sequence MYGLHQDVHHFNSFDEVRSLPRLLGQAGIRTGIIGKKHVGPETVYPFEFAYTEENGSILQVGRNITRIKLLVRKFLQTRDDRPFFLYVAFHDPHRCGHSQPQYGTFCEKFGNGESGMGRIPDWTPQTYDPQDVLVPYFIPDTPTARADLAAQYTTIGRMDQGVGLVLQELRGAGALNDTLVIFTSDNGIPFPSGRTNLYWPGTAEPLLVSSPEHTKRWGQVSEAYVSLLDLTPTILDWFSIPYPSYAIFGSKTVRLTGRSLLPVLEAEPLWSTVFGSQSHHEVTMAYPMRSVHHQAFRLVHNLNFKMPFPIDQDFYVSPTFQDLLNRTVAGRPTGWYKDLHRYYYRERWELYDRSQDPHETRNLAADPHYAQVLELLQTELAKWQWETHDPWVCAPDGVLEERLSPQCRPLHNEL from the exons ATGTACGGCCTACACCAGGACGTCCACCACTTCAACTCCTTCGACGAGGTGCGGAGCCTGCCAAGGCTGCTTGGCCAAGCCGGCATTCGCACAG GCATCATTGGGAAGAAGCATGTGGGGCCCGAGACGGTGTACCCGTTTGAATTTGCGTACACGGAGGAGAATGGCTCCATCCTCCAGGTGGGGCGGAACATCACCAGAATTAAGCTGCTGGTCCGGAAGTTCCTGCAGACTCGGGATGACAG gCCCTTCTTCCTCTACGTTGCCTTCCACGACCCCCACCGCTGTGGGCACTCCCAGCCCCAGTACGGGACCTTCTGTGAGAAGTTTGGCAATGGGGAGAGCGGCATGGGGCGGATCCCAGACTGGACCCCGCAGACCTACGACCCACAGGATGTGCTG GTGCCTTACTTCATCCCTGACACTCCCACAGCCCGAGCAGACCTGGCTGCTCAGTACACCACCATCGGCCGCATGGACCAAG gGGTCGGACTCGTGCTCCAGGAGCTGCGCGGAGCAGGTGCCCTGAATGACACCCTGGTGATCTTCACATCCGACAACGGGATCCCCTTCCCCAGCGGCAGGACCAACCTGTACTGGCCGGGCACGGCCGAGCCCTTGCTGGTGTCGTCCCCAGAGCACACGAAACGCTGGGGCCAGGTCAGCGAGGCCTACGTGAGCCTCTTAG ATCTCACGCCCACCATCTTGGACTGGTTCTCCATCCCTTACCCGAGCTATGCCATCTTTGGCTCAAAGACTGTCCGGCTCACGGGCCGGTCCCTCCTGCCGGTGTTGGAGGCAGAGCCCCTCTGGAGCACCGTCTTTGGCAGCCAGAGTCACCACGAGGTCACCATGGCCTACCCCATGCGCTCCGTGCACCACCAGGCCTTCCGCCTCGTGCACAACCTCAATTTCAAGATGCCCTTTCCCATCGACCAGGACTTCTACGTGTCGCCCACCTTCCAGGACCTCCTGAACCGCACTGTGGCCGGCCGCCCCACCGGCTGGTATAAGGATCTCCACCGTTACTACTACCGGGAGCGTTGGGAGCTGTACGACAGGAGCCAGGACCCCCACGAGACCCGGAACCTGGCTGCCGACCCCCACTATGCGCAGGTTCTTGAACTGCTGCAGACCGAGCTGGCCAAGTGGCAGTGGGAGACCCATGACCCCTGGGTGTGTGCTCCCGATGGCGTCCTGGAGGAGAGGCTCTCCCCCCAGTGCCGGCCACTCCACAATGAGCTGTGA
- the SGSH gene encoding N-sulfoglucosamine sulfohydrolase isoform X1, translating into MRRRGPTCWVLLLALVLCRLHRARPRNVLLILADDGGFESGTYNNSAISTPHLDALARRSLIFRNAFTSVSSCSPSRASLLTGLPQHQNGMYGLHQDVHHFNSFDEVRSLPRLLGQAGIRTGIIGKKHVGPETVYPFEFAYTEENGSILQVGRNITRIKLLVRKFLQTRDDRPFFLYVAFHDPHRCGHSQPQYGTFCEKFGNGESGMGRIPDWTPQTYDPQDVLVPYFIPDTPTARADLAAQYTTIGRMDQGVGLVLQELRGAGALNDTLVIFTSDNGIPFPSGRTNLYWPGTAEPLLVSSPEHTKRWGQVSEAYVSLLDLTPTILDWFSIPYPSYAIFGSKTVRLTGRSLLPVLEAEPLWSTVFGSQSHHEVTMAYPMRSVHHQAFRLVHNLNFKMPFPIDQDFYVSPTFQDLLNRTVAGRPTGWYKDLHRYYYRERWELYDRSQDPHETRNLAADPHYAQVLELLQTELAKWQWETHDPWVCAPDGVLEERLSPQCRPLHNEL; encoded by the exons ATGCGCCGCCGAGGGCCGACCTGCTGGGTGCTGCTGCTGGCCCTGGTCCTCTGCCGCTTGCACCGGGCGCGCCCCCGGAACGTGCTGCTGATCCTCG CGGATGACGGAGGCTTTGAGAGTGGTACCTACAACAACAGTGCCATCAGCACCCCTCACCTGGACGCCTTGGCCCGCCGCAGCCTGATCTTCCGCAATGCCTTCACTTCCGTCAGCAGCTGCTCTCCCAGCCGGGCCAGTCTGCTCACTGGCCTGCCCCAG CATCAGAACGGGATGTACGGCCTACACCAGGACGTCCACCACTTCAACTCCTTCGACGAGGTGCGGAGCCTGCCAAGGCTGCTTGGCCAAGCCGGCATTCGCACAG GCATCATTGGGAAGAAGCATGTGGGGCCCGAGACGGTGTACCCGTTTGAATTTGCGTACACGGAGGAGAATGGCTCCATCCTCCAGGTGGGGCGGAACATCACCAGAATTAAGCTGCTGGTCCGGAAGTTCCTGCAGACTCGGGATGACAG gCCCTTCTTCCTCTACGTTGCCTTCCACGACCCCCACCGCTGTGGGCACTCCCAGCCCCAGTACGGGACCTTCTGTGAGAAGTTTGGCAATGGGGAGAGCGGCATGGGGCGGATCCCAGACTGGACCCCGCAGACCTACGACCCACAGGATGTGCTG GTGCCTTACTTCATCCCTGACACTCCCACAGCCCGAGCAGACCTGGCTGCTCAGTACACCACCATCGGCCGCATGGACCAAG gGGTCGGACTCGTGCTCCAGGAGCTGCGCGGAGCAGGTGCCCTGAATGACACCCTGGTGATCTTCACATCCGACAACGGGATCCCCTTCCCCAGCGGCAGGACCAACCTGTACTGGCCGGGCACGGCCGAGCCCTTGCTGGTGTCGTCCCCAGAGCACACGAAACGCTGGGGCCAGGTCAGCGAGGCCTACGTGAGCCTCTTAG ATCTCACGCCCACCATCTTGGACTGGTTCTCCATCCCTTACCCGAGCTATGCCATCTTTGGCTCAAAGACTGTCCGGCTCACGGGCCGGTCCCTCCTGCCGGTGTTGGAGGCAGAGCCCCTCTGGAGCACCGTCTTTGGCAGCCAGAGTCACCACGAGGTCACCATGGCCTACCCCATGCGCTCCGTGCACCACCAGGCCTTCCGCCTCGTGCACAACCTCAATTTCAAGATGCCCTTTCCCATCGACCAGGACTTCTACGTGTCGCCCACCTTCCAGGACCTCCTGAACCGCACTGTGGCCGGCCGCCCCACCGGCTGGTATAAGGATCTCCACCGTTACTACTACCGGGAGCGTTGGGAGCTGTACGACAGGAGCCAGGACCCCCACGAGACCCGGAACCTGGCTGCCGACCCCCACTATGCGCAGGTTCTTGAACTGCTGCAGACCGAGCTGGCCAAGTGGCAGTGGGAGACCCATGACCCCTGGGTGTGTGCTCCCGATGGCGTCCTGGAGGAGAGGCTCTCCCCCCAGTGCCGGCCACTCCACAATGAGCTGTGA
- the SGSH gene encoding N-sulfoglucosamine sulfohydrolase isoform X2 codes for MNGVGPRRGGETLPGCWLPGSPRGPRKGRVEEPWGEWEQAGRDPASRASLPQHQNGMYGLHQDVHHFNSFDEVRSLPRLLGQAGIRTGIIGKKHVGPETVYPFEFAYTEENGSILQVGRNITRIKLLVRKFLQTRDDRPFFLYVAFHDPHRCGHSQPQYGTFCEKFGNGESGMGRIPDWTPQTYDPQDVLVPYFIPDTPTARADLAAQYTTIGRMDQGVGLVLQELRGAGALNDTLVIFTSDNGIPFPSGRTNLYWPGTAEPLLVSSPEHTKRWGQVSEAYVSLLDLTPTILDWFSIPYPSYAIFGSKTVRLTGRSLLPVLEAEPLWSTVFGSQSHHEVTMAYPMRSVHHQAFRLVHNLNFKMPFPIDQDFYVSPTFQDLLNRTVAGRPTGWYKDLHRYYYRERWELYDRSQDPHETRNLAADPHYAQVLELLQTELAKWQWETHDPWVCAPDGVLEERLSPQCRPLHNEL; via the exons ATGAAcggggtggggcccaggagagGTGGTGAGACTCTCCCAGGATGCTGGCTGCCGGGGTCTCCCCGGGGGCCCAGGAAGGGCCGGGTTGAGGAGCCGTGGGGAGAGTGGGAGCAGGCAGGGCGGGATCCCGCCTCACGGGCATCTCTGCCGCAGCATCAGAACGGGATGTACGGCCTACACCAGGACGTCCACCACTTCAACTCCTTCGACGAGGTGCGGAGCCTGCCAAGGCTGCTTGGCCAAGCCGGCATTCGCACAG GCATCATTGGGAAGAAGCATGTGGGGCCCGAGACGGTGTACCCGTTTGAATTTGCGTACACGGAGGAGAATGGCTCCATCCTCCAGGTGGGGCGGAACATCACCAGAATTAAGCTGCTGGTCCGGAAGTTCCTGCAGACTCGGGATGACAG gCCCTTCTTCCTCTACGTTGCCTTCCACGACCCCCACCGCTGTGGGCACTCCCAGCCCCAGTACGGGACCTTCTGTGAGAAGTTTGGCAATGGGGAGAGCGGCATGGGGCGGATCCCAGACTGGACCCCGCAGACCTACGACCCACAGGATGTGCTG GTGCCTTACTTCATCCCTGACACTCCCACAGCCCGAGCAGACCTGGCTGCTCAGTACACCACCATCGGCCGCATGGACCAAG gGGTCGGACTCGTGCTCCAGGAGCTGCGCGGAGCAGGTGCCCTGAATGACACCCTGGTGATCTTCACATCCGACAACGGGATCCCCTTCCCCAGCGGCAGGACCAACCTGTACTGGCCGGGCACGGCCGAGCCCTTGCTGGTGTCGTCCCCAGAGCACACGAAACGCTGGGGCCAGGTCAGCGAGGCCTACGTGAGCCTCTTAG ATCTCACGCCCACCATCTTGGACTGGTTCTCCATCCCTTACCCGAGCTATGCCATCTTTGGCTCAAAGACTGTCCGGCTCACGGGCCGGTCCCTCCTGCCGGTGTTGGAGGCAGAGCCCCTCTGGAGCACCGTCTTTGGCAGCCAGAGTCACCACGAGGTCACCATGGCCTACCCCATGCGCTCCGTGCACCACCAGGCCTTCCGCCTCGTGCACAACCTCAATTTCAAGATGCCCTTTCCCATCGACCAGGACTTCTACGTGTCGCCCACCTTCCAGGACCTCCTGAACCGCACTGTGGCCGGCCGCCCCACCGGCTGGTATAAGGATCTCCACCGTTACTACTACCGGGAGCGTTGGGAGCTGTACGACAGGAGCCAGGACCCCCACGAGACCCGGAACCTGGCTGCCGACCCCCACTATGCGCAGGTTCTTGAACTGCTGCAGACCGAGCTGGCCAAGTGGCAGTGGGAGACCCATGACCCCTGGGTGTGTGCTCCCGATGGCGTCCTGGAGGAGAGGCTCTCCCCCCAGTGCCGGCCACTCCACAATGAGCTGTGA